From Glycine soja cultivar W05 chromosome 4, ASM419377v2, whole genome shotgun sequence, the proteins below share one genomic window:
- the LOC114410095 gene encoding BTB/POZ domain-containing protein At2g13690-like → MDPHRRHRHRRRTWCCSFAVPPSSPDNLTNSSKPLPRNSEPHSKPAFSLPNSPKSRIPVKIDPRRILSPGRVSPIDSDPVAGEPLPFPPPSPEPPRPPSPAAATGERDVRMSLRGKNGGCMVLEVNSGVLCANSEVFAGLIEDYKKGSSSGSNKMCRIEVPEVDNLGVFRETIELMFENDDGVTKRLLNIGVFRSIDVLEVSAGIMFTKGVLSCLQYLEAMPWTEEEEEKLRSLFTRFEFDEATTRDILGRLYLHDSVDSSSQPNVARQLVWSITTCVDANARNEMKSLVKGLLCKSSVYEKNHLDLSKEDLYSVCHLCLDSLISLFEEASDTERLAKKDKNRPLIERVARQVDNINWLLEILLDGQIAEDFVNIWADQHQLIKMHENASPMVRYELSRVSAMLFVAMATRKLQCRSEARLGLLQAWFRPMLLDFGWLQRCRRGLDIKLLQEAMGQTLLTLPLNQQYMLFMEWFRHFSSHGTECPNLSKAFQIWWRRSFLRGFETDAIESR, encoded by the exons ATGGACCCTCACCGCCGCCACCGCCACCGCCGCCGCACGTGGTGCTGCTCCTTTGCCGTCCCTCCCTCCAGCCCCGACAACCTTACTAACTCCTCCAAACCTCTCCCTCGCAACTCCGAGCCTCACTCCAAACCTGCATTCTCCCTCCCAAACTCCCCCAAATCCCGCATCCCCGTCAAGATCGACCCTCGCCGGATCCTTTCCCCGGGAAGAGTCTCCCCCATCGACTCCGATCCCGTCGCCGGAGAACCTCTTCCCTTTCCCCCTCCCTCGCCGGAGCCGCCGCGGCCGCCATCTCCGGCGGCGGCTACCGGCGAGAGGGACGTGAGGATGAGCCTGAGAGGAAAGAACGGCGGGTGCATGGTTCTGGAAGTGAACTCAGGAGTTCTCTGCGCGAATTCGGAAGTGTTCGCGGGGTTGATAGAGGATTACAAGAAAGGGTCTTCGAGTGGTAGCAACAAAATGTGTAGAATAGAGGTTCCGGAAGTTGACAACTTGGGAGTGTTCAGAGAAACCATTGAGCTCATGTTCGAGAACGATGATGGCGTCACCAAGAGGCTTCTTAACATTGGCGTTTTTCGATCCATTGACGTTTTGGAG GTTTCAGCAGGCATCATGTTCACTAAGGGTGTTTTGTCGTGTTTACAATACCTTGAAGCCATGCCTTGgactgaagaagaagaagaaaaactgaGAAGCCTATTCACAAGATTCGAGTTTGATGAAGCAACAACAAGAGACATCCTAGGAAGGCTTTACTTGCACGATTCAGTAGATTCTTCTTCCCAGCCAAATGTGGCGCGACAGCTAGTTTGGTCAATTACCACTTGTGTGGATGCCAATGCAAGAAATGAAATGAAGTCACTAGTGAAGGGTCTTCTTTGCAAAAGCTCAGTGTATGAGAAGAATCACCTTGACCTCAGCAAGGAGGATCTGTATTCTGTTTGCCACTTGTGTCTGGACTCATTGATAAGCCTCTTTGAGGAGGCATCTGACACTGAAAGGTTGGCAAAGAAAGATAAGAATAGGCCATTGATTGAACGTGTCGCAAGACAGGTTGATAACATCAACTGGTTGTTGGAAATCTTGCTTGATGGGCAAATAGCAGAGGACTTTGTGAACATATGGGCAGATCAACACCAACTTATTAAAATGCATGAAAATGCATCTCCTATGGTTAGATATGAACTAAGTCGTGTGTCAGCGATGCTTTTTGTTGCCATGGCTACCAGAAAATTGCAATGTCGGTCAGAAGCTCGATTGGGACTTCTTCAGGCATGGTTCAGGCCTATGTTGTTAGACTTTGGTTGGCTTCAGAGATGCAGAAGAGGGCTTGATATAAAGTTATTGCAAGAGGCTATGGGTCAAACACTTCTTACTCTACCTCTAAATCAACAATACATGCTCTTCATGGAATGGTTCAGGCACTTCTCAAGCCATGGAACTGAATGTCCAAATCTAAGCAAGGCATTCCAAATTTGGTGGCGCAGATCTTTCTTAAGAGGCTTTGAAACTGATGCCATTGAGTCAAGGTAA
- the LOC114410096 gene encoding NAC domain-containing protein 82-like isoform X1, whose amino-acid sequence MAKPKMPGFRFQPTDVELIEYFLKRKVRGKKFPSEIIAELDLYKFAPWDLPDMSLLKNGDLNWYFFCPRGKKYSTGGRLNRATEAGYWKTTGKDRAIEHNNRVVGMIKTLVFHTGRAPKGDRTDWVMHEFRLDDKVLADEGVLQDSYVICRVYQKEGPGPRNGAQYGKPYEEKEWETDEEIDSVQSAPVAAVCAPVPIQPSESHISVANYIHPSTSGCAGLTSVSCVSELMPSCSTHPSAPSNPVGTVSCVSELIPSCSEPHHLPSNNQVGSVSCVSEFMPSCSAHPSAPNSQVGSVSCVSEFMPSCSAHPSAPNSQVGSVSSASELMPSFSDHPSAPNNQVGSVSCVPELMTSCSAHPSAPNNQVGSVSCVPELMTSCSAHPSAPNNQVDNDILSLLDCFFEDDDTLAVKENNRIENIDDPDQANNADGALCSDPNAIFEELGDLNSLVGLGEGSFSCGQKNEYTTSEMLYTVDIFGSCDHDFLELLDLETPQLWLNKHGSGSQDK is encoded by the exons ATGGCCAAACCAAAAATGCCAGGGTTTCGGTTTCAACCCACTGACGTTGAGCTGATTGAGTATTTTCTGAAGAGGAAGGTTCGGGGTAAGAAATTCCCTTCCGAAATAATTGCTGAACTTGACTTGTACAAGTTTGCTCCGTGGGACCTCCCAG ATATGTCTTTGCTCAAGAATGGGGATTTGAATTGGTACTTCTTTTGCCCTCGGGGAAAGAAGTATTCGACTGGTGGGAGGTTGAATCGGGCCACGGAGGCTGGGTATTGGAAGACTACTGGGAAGGATAGAGCAATTGAACACAATAATAGAGTTGTGGGGATGATAAAAACACTGGTTTTTCACACTGGTAGAGCCCCTAAGGGAGATCGAACTGATTGGGTTATGCATGAATTTAGACTTGATGACAAGGTGCTGGCTGATGAAGGCGTATTGCAG GACTCCTATGTGATTTGTAGGGTGTACCAAAAGGAGGGTCCTGGTCCTAGGAATGGTGCACAATATGGTAAACCATATGAGGAGAAAGAGTGGGAAACAGATGAGGAAATTGATTCTGTACAATCTGCCCCTGTTGCTGCTGTTTGTGCACCTGTTCCTATACAACCTAGTGAAAGCCATATTTCCGTTGCTAATTACATCCATCCCTCTACGAGTGGATGTGCTGGATTGACCTCTGTATCATGTGTATCAGAATTGATGCCATCTTGCTCGACACATCCTTCAGCACCTAGCAATCCAGTTGGCACTGTATCATGTGTATCAGAATTGATTCCCTCTTGCTCGGAACCACATCATTTGCCATCAAACAATCAAGTTGGCTCTGTTTCATGTGTTTCAGAATTCATGCCCTCTTGCTCAGCACATCCTTCAGCACCAAACAGTCAAGTTGGCTCTGTTTCATGTGTTTCAGAATTCATGCCATCTTGCTCGGCACATCCTTCAGCACCAAACAGTCAAGTTGGCTCTGTGTCATCTGCATCAGAATTGATGCCCTCTTTCTCAGACCATCCTTCAGCACCAAACAATCAAGTTGGCTCTGTATCTTGTGTACCAGAATTGATGACCTCTTGCTCAGCACATCCTTCAGCTCCAAATAATCAAGTTGGCTCTGTATCTTGTGTACCAGAATTGATGACCTCTTGCTCAGCACATCCTTCAGCTCCAAATAATCAAGTTGACAATGACATTCTATCTTTGCTTGATTGtttctttgaagatgatgaCACATTGGCTGTGAAAGAAAACAACAGAATTGAG AACATTGATGATCCTGATCAGGCAAACAATGCCGATGGTGCACTGTGTTCAGATCCAAATGCTATTTTTGAGGAGTTAGGAGACCTTAACAGCTTGGTTGGATTGGGTGAAGGCAGTTTTTCCTGTGGCCAGAAAAATGAATATACTACAAGCGAAATGCTTTATACTGTTGATATATTCGGGTCTTGTGACCATGACTTCTTGGAGTTGCTTGACCTAGAGACACCGCAGCTCTGGCTGAATAAACATGGAAGTGGTAGCCAAGATAAGTAA
- the LOC114410096 gene encoding NAC domain-containing protein 82-like isoform X2 codes for MAKPKMPGFRFQPTDVELIEYFLKRKVRGKKFPSEIIAELDLYKFAPWDLPDMSLLKNGDLNWYFFCPRGKKYSTGGRLNRATEAGYWKTTGKDRAIEHNNRVVGMIKTLVFHTGRAPKGDRTDWVMHEFRLDDKVLADEGVLQDSYVICRVYQKEGPGPRNGAQYGKPYEEKEWETDEEIDSVQSAPVAAVCAPVPIQPSESHISVANYIHPSTSGCAGLTSVSCVSELMPSCSTHPSAPSNPVGTVSCVSELIPSCSEPHHLPSNNQVGSVSCVSEFMPSCSAHPSAPNSQVGSVSCVSEFMPSCSAHPSAPNSQVGSVSSASELMPSFSDHPSAPNNQVGSVSCVPELMTSCSAHPSAPNNQVDNDILSLLDCFFEDDDTLAVKENNRIENIDDPDQANNADGALCSDPNAIFEELGDLNSLVGLGEGSFSCGQKNEYTTSEMLYTVDIFGSCDHDFLELLDLETPQLWLNKHGSGSQDK; via the exons ATGGCCAAACCAAAAATGCCAGGGTTTCGGTTTCAACCCACTGACGTTGAGCTGATTGAGTATTTTCTGAAGAGGAAGGTTCGGGGTAAGAAATTCCCTTCCGAAATAATTGCTGAACTTGACTTGTACAAGTTTGCTCCGTGGGACCTCCCAG ATATGTCTTTGCTCAAGAATGGGGATTTGAATTGGTACTTCTTTTGCCCTCGGGGAAAGAAGTATTCGACTGGTGGGAGGTTGAATCGGGCCACGGAGGCTGGGTATTGGAAGACTACTGGGAAGGATAGAGCAATTGAACACAATAATAGAGTTGTGGGGATGATAAAAACACTGGTTTTTCACACTGGTAGAGCCCCTAAGGGAGATCGAACTGATTGGGTTATGCATGAATTTAGACTTGATGACAAGGTGCTGGCTGATGAAGGCGTATTGCAG GACTCCTATGTGATTTGTAGGGTGTACCAAAAGGAGGGTCCTGGTCCTAGGAATGGTGCACAATATGGTAAACCATATGAGGAGAAAGAGTGGGAAACAGATGAGGAAATTGATTCTGTACAATCTGCCCCTGTTGCTGCTGTTTGTGCACCTGTTCCTATACAACCTAGTGAAAGCCATATTTCCGTTGCTAATTACATCCATCCCTCTACGAGTGGATGTGCTGGATTGACCTCTGTATCATGTGTATCAGAATTGATGCCATCTTGCTCGACACATCCTTCAGCACCTAGCAATCCAGTTGGCACTGTATCATGTGTATCAGAATTGATTCCCTCTTGCTCGGAACCACATCATTTGCCATCAAACAATCAAGTTGGCTCTGTTTCATGTGTTTCAGAATTCATGCCCTCTTGCTCAGCACATCCTTCAGCACCAAACAGTCAAGTTGGCTCTGTTTCATGTGTTTCAGAATTCATGCCATCTTGCTCGGCACATCCTTCAGCACCAAACAGTCAAGTTGGCTCTGTGTCATCTGCATCAGAATTGATGCCCTCTTTCTCAGACCATCCTTCAGCACCAAACAATCAAGTTGGCTCTGTATCTTGTGTACCAGAATTGATGACCTCTTGCTCAGCACATCCTTCAGCTCCAA ATAATCAAGTTGACAATGACATTCTATCTTTGCTTGATTGtttctttgaagatgatgaCACATTGGCTGTGAAAGAAAACAACAGAATTGAG AACATTGATGATCCTGATCAGGCAAACAATGCCGATGGTGCACTGTGTTCAGATCCAAATGCTATTTTTGAGGAGTTAGGAGACCTTAACAGCTTGGTTGGATTGGGTGAAGGCAGTTTTTCCTGTGGCCAGAAAAATGAATATACTACAAGCGAAATGCTTTATACTGTTGATATATTCGGGTCTTGTGACCATGACTTCTTGGAGTTGCTTGACCTAGAGACACCGCAGCTCTGGCTGAATAAACATGGAAGTGGTAGCCAAGATAAGTAA